Proteins from a genomic interval of Stenotrophomonas maltophilia R551-3:
- a CDS encoding FliI/YscN family ATPase: protein MTPEAQPNLPPADWAVARNLRLARRLDGLRVDTGHGRGLIREGVLRRAVGLTLEAVGCEAPLGASCKVEVVDGGWVDAEVVGFAGERTYLMPSAELHGLLPNARVVPSARRGGVEVGEGLLGRVIDSDGVPLDGKGPIRAEGHVGMAGVSINPLAREPITQPLDVGVRAINALLPIGRGQRVGLFAGSGVGKSTLLGMMTRYTAADVIVVGLIGERGREVRDFVETTLGEEGLRRAVVVASPADRPPLARLHGAYRATAIAEWFRDQGLNVLLLMDSLTRFAQAQREIGLSVGEPPTTRGYPPSVFAKLPALVERAGNGAKGRGSITAFYTVLTEGDDPQDPIADAARAILDGHILLSRRVADSGLYPAIDVESSVSRVVTEIADEPWRLRIRKLKRLVSAYSANRDLIAIGAYQRGNDAATDEALERWPEIMEFLGQDVAKAADLPHSQAALQRLVEQES from the coding sequence ATGACCCCCGAAGCGCAACCGAACCTGCCGCCGGCTGACTGGGCCGTGGCCCGCAACCTGCGCCTGGCCCGTCGCCTGGACGGCCTGCGCGTGGACACCGGGCATGGACGCGGCCTGATCCGCGAGGGCGTGCTGCGCCGGGCAGTCGGTCTGACCCTGGAAGCGGTCGGCTGCGAGGCGCCGCTGGGTGCCAGCTGCAAGGTGGAAGTGGTCGACGGCGGCTGGGTCGATGCCGAAGTGGTCGGCTTCGCCGGCGAGCGCACCTACCTGATGCCCAGCGCCGAGCTGCATGGCCTGCTGCCCAATGCACGGGTGGTGCCGTCGGCGCGCCGTGGCGGCGTGGAAGTGGGCGAAGGCCTGCTCGGCCGCGTCATCGACAGCGATGGCGTGCCGCTGGATGGCAAGGGACCGATCCGCGCCGAAGGCCATGTCGGCATGGCGGGTGTCTCGATCAATCCGCTGGCGCGCGAACCCATTACCCAGCCGCTGGACGTGGGCGTGCGCGCGATCAACGCGCTGCTACCGATCGGCCGTGGCCAGCGTGTCGGCCTGTTCGCCGGCTCCGGCGTCGGCAAGTCGACGCTGCTCGGCATGATGACCCGTTACACCGCCGCCGACGTGATCGTGGTCGGCCTGATCGGTGAGCGTGGCCGCGAAGTACGCGATTTCGTCGAGACCACGCTGGGCGAGGAAGGCCTGCGCCGCGCCGTGGTGGTGGCCAGTCCCGCCGACCGGCCGCCATTGGCGCGACTGCACGGCGCCTACCGCGCTACCGCCATCGCCGAATGGTTCCGCGACCAGGGCCTGAACGTACTGCTGCTGATGGATTCGCTGACCCGCTTCGCGCAGGCGCAGCGCGAGATCGGACTGTCGGTTGGTGAACCGCCGACCACCCGCGGCTACCCGCCTTCGGTGTTCGCCAAGCTGCCGGCGCTGGTCGAACGCGCCGGTAATGGTGCCAAGGGCCGTGGCTCGATCACCGCGTTCTACACCGTGCTGACCGAAGGCGATGATCCGCAGGATCCGATCGCCGATGCGGCGCGCGCGATCCTCGATGGCCACATCCTGCTGTCGCGCCGCGTGGCCGACAGCGGCCTGTATCCGGCCATCGACGTCGAATCGTCGGTCAGCCGCGTGGTCACGGAAATCGCCGACGAGCCGTGGCGCCTACGCATCCGCAAGTTGAAGCGACTGGTCTCGGCCTATTCGGCCAACCGTGACCTGATCGCCATCGGTGCCTATCAGCGCGGCAACGACGCGGCCACCGACGAAGCCCTGGAACGCTGGCCGGAAATCATGGAATTCCTCGGCCAGGACGTTGCCAAGGCCGCAGATCTCCCGCACAGCCAGGCGGCGCTGCAGCGCCTGGTGGAACAAGAGAGTTAA
- a CDS encoding FliH/SctL family protein, whose amino-acid sequence MSNVVRWLAPDLLAPPEPALDQESAFEFTEPDPEHEPEPPLHLPTLEEIQAIQDSAEKEGFQHGHADGYGQGQAEVRRLAAQIEGILDNFSRPLVRLENEVVGALGELAVRIAGALVGRAYETDPELLAQLVGEAIDAVGGSTREVEVRLHPDDIAALAPLLNLSPQQRLVPDTSLSRGDLRVHAEAVRIDGTLEARLRGALDAVIRQTGAGA is encoded by the coding sequence GTGAGCAACGTCGTGCGCTGGCTTGCCCCGGACCTGCTGGCCCCGCCCGAACCGGCGCTGGACCAGGAGAGCGCGTTCGAATTCACCGAGCCGGACCCGGAGCACGAACCGGAACCGCCGCTGCACCTGCCCACCCTGGAAGAAATCCAGGCGATCCAGGACAGTGCCGAGAAGGAAGGCTTCCAGCACGGCCATGCGGATGGCTACGGCCAGGGTCAGGCCGAGGTGCGTCGCCTCGCCGCGCAGATCGAGGGCATTCTCGACAACTTCAGCCGCCCGCTGGTGCGACTGGAAAACGAAGTGGTCGGTGCGCTGGGCGAGCTGGCGGTACGCATCGCCGGTGCGCTGGTCGGCCGTGCCTACGAGACCGATCCGGAGCTGTTGGCGCAGCTGGTCGGTGAAGCCATCGACGCGGTCGGTGGCAGCACCCGCGAAGTGGAAGTGCGCCTGCACCCGGACGACATCGCCGCGCTCGCTCCCCTCCTGAACCTGTCGCCGCAGCAGCGCCTGGTACCCGATACCAGCCTCAGCCGTGGCGACCTGCGCGTGCATGCCGAAGCGGTGCGCATCGACGGCACCCTCGAAGCCCGCCTGCGCGGCGCGCTGGACGCTGTGATCCGCCAGACCGGAGCAGGCGCATGA
- the fliN gene encoding flagellar motor switch protein FliN, which produces MNDIDALEPTPAQFGTLQAEEGAGADLNLDVILDVPVTLSLEVGRARLPIRNLLQLNQGSVVELERGAGESLDVFVNGTLIAHGEVVVINDRFGVRLTDVVSPSERIRRLR; this is translated from the coding sequence ATGAACGATATCGACGCCCTCGAACCGACCCCGGCCCAGTTCGGCACCCTGCAGGCCGAAGAAGGGGCCGGCGCCGACCTCAATCTGGACGTGATCCTCGACGTGCCGGTGACCCTGTCGCTGGAAGTCGGTCGCGCCCGCCTGCCGATCCGCAACCTGCTGCAGCTCAACCAGGGCTCGGTGGTGGAACTGGAACGCGGCGCCGGCGAATCGCTGGATGTGTTCGTCAACGGCACTTTGATCGCCCACGGCGAGGTGGTGGTGATCAACGACCGCTTCGGCGTTCGCCTGACCGACGTGGTCAGCCCGAGCGAGCGGATCAGGAGACTGCGTTGA
- a CDS encoding flagellar basal body-associated FliL family protein encodes MAAAADKTKKTAEKDKAAKPRSPILITALVAVLAAAAAGGGVWFFSQSKQEDKAAPAPKKAAAPAPAQYFALDPAFVVNLNGPVDGPRYLQLEVQLMTRDPAALEAIKTHAPAIRARLLMLFSQVSPDQIADIAGKQKLQATSLAEVQKVLKAETGSNGADDLLFTSFVTQ; translated from the coding sequence GTGGCCGCAGCCGCTGACAAAACCAAGAAGACCGCCGAGAAGGACAAGGCCGCCAAGCCGCGTAGTCCGATCCTGATCACCGCACTGGTGGCCGTACTGGCCGCCGCTGCCGCCGGTGGCGGCGTGTGGTTCTTCAGCCAGTCCAAGCAAGAAGACAAGGCCGCACCGGCGCCGAAGAAGGCCGCTGCTCCGGCGCCGGCGCAGTACTTCGCATTGGATCCGGCCTTCGTGGTCAATCTCAACGGACCGGTCGATGGCCCGCGCTACCTGCAGCTGGAAGTGCAGCTGATGACCCGCGACCCGGCCGCGCTGGAAGCGATCAAGACCCATGCCCCCGCCATCCGCGCCCGCCTGCTGATGCTGTTCTCGCAGGTCAGCCCGGACCAGATCGCCGACATCGCCGGCAAGCAGAAGCTGCAGGCCACCTCGCTGGCCGAAGTGCAGAAAGTGCTCAAGGCGGAGACCGGCAGCAACGGTGCCGACGATCTGTTGTTCACCAGCTTCGTGACCCAGTAA
- the fliM gene encoding flagellar motor switch protein FliM: MNDLLSQDEIDALLHGVDNGAVETDAEPPTGEARSYDFASQDRIIRGRMPTLEMVHERFARLWRIGLFNLIRRSAELSVRGIELIKFNDYMHSLYVPTNLNLIRFKPLRGTGLIVFEPTLVFAIVDNFFGGDGRYPTRIEGREFTATEMRVIHLLLKQTFADLREAWAPVMDVDFEYINSEINPHFANIVTPREYVVVCRLHVELDGGGGDIHVTLPYSMLEPIRELLDAGIQSDRNDRDESWGQTLREQLNIAEVTLSSVLASKRMTLRDLTQLKVGDILPIELSPQVPLCVENIPVFTGEFGIANGMNAVKITATHPPGTRPRAPVIQEDPQ, translated from the coding sequence ATGAATGATCTGCTGTCCCAGGACGAGATCGATGCCCTGCTCCACGGCGTGGACAATGGTGCAGTCGAGACCGATGCGGAACCGCCTACGGGCGAAGCACGTTCGTACGACTTCGCAAGCCAGGACCGGATCATCCGCGGTCGCATGCCGACCCTGGAAATGGTCCACGAGCGCTTCGCGCGCCTGTGGCGGATCGGCCTGTTCAACCTGATCCGGCGCTCGGCCGAGCTGTCGGTGCGCGGCATCGAACTGATCAAGTTCAACGACTACATGCACTCGCTGTATGTGCCGACCAACCTGAACCTGATCCGCTTCAAGCCGCTGCGTGGCACCGGCCTGATCGTGTTCGAGCCGACCCTGGTGTTCGCCATCGTCGACAACTTCTTCGGCGGCGACGGGCGCTACCCGACCCGTATCGAAGGCCGCGAGTTCACCGCCACCGAAATGCGGGTGATCCACCTGCTGCTGAAGCAGACCTTCGCCGACCTGCGCGAGGCCTGGGCACCGGTGATGGATGTCGACTTCGAGTACATCAACTCGGAGATCAACCCACACTTCGCCAACATCGTGACGCCGCGCGAGTACGTGGTGGTGTGCCGCCTGCATGTCGAGCTCGACGGCGGTGGTGGCGACATCCACGTCACCCTGCCGTATTCGATGCTGGAGCCGATCCGCGAGCTGCTCGACGCTGGCATCCAGAGCGACCGCAACGACCGCGACGAGAGCTGGGGCCAGACCCTGCGCGAACAGCTCAACATCGCCGAGGTGACCCTGTCCAGCGTACTGGCCAGCAAGCGCATGACCCTGCGTGACCTGACCCAGCTGAAGGTCGGCGACATCCTGCCGATCGAGCTCAGCCCGCAGGTGCCGCTGTGCGTGGAGAACATCCCGGTGTTCACCGGCGAGTTCGGCATCGCCAACGGCATGAACGCCGTGAAGATCACCGCTACCCATCCGCCGGGCACCCGCCCGCGCGCACCCGTCATCCAGGAAGACCCGCAATGA
- the fliR gene encoding flagellar biosynthetic protein FliR — translation MDAATQMAADGLQAFGMIGTVLWTMLRIGAVAMAMPMVGTRAVPARVRVVLAGTLAIALAPLLPPVPDWTGFDAATVLTIARELAIGVSIGFLLRLVFEAGAMAGELIAQGTGLAFAQMSDPLRGGTSGVIGQWFYLLFGLLFFTANGHLALISLVVDSYRALPIGAPLPDPHAFFSIAPTFLLTVLRGALTLAIPLTVAMLAVNLAFGVLARAAPALNPIQLGLPVSLLLGLFLLALLAGEMGPPVQRLFDAAFQAADTVTH, via the coding sequence ATGGACGCCGCCACCCAGATGGCTGCCGACGGCCTGCAGGCCTTCGGCATGATCGGCACCGTGCTGTGGACCATGCTGCGCATCGGCGCAGTGGCCATGGCCATGCCGATGGTCGGTACCCGTGCCGTACCCGCGCGGGTGCGCGTGGTGCTGGCTGGCACCCTGGCCATCGCGCTGGCGCCGCTGCTGCCGCCGGTTCCGGACTGGACCGGTTTCGATGCTGCCACGGTGCTGACCATCGCCCGTGAACTGGCCATCGGCGTATCCATCGGCTTCCTGCTGCGGCTGGTGTTCGAGGCCGGCGCGATGGCCGGCGAACTGATCGCCCAGGGCACCGGCCTGGCCTTCGCGCAGATGAGTGACCCACTGCGTGGCGGCACCTCCGGCGTGATCGGCCAGTGGTTCTATCTGCTGTTCGGCCTGCTGTTCTTCACCGCCAACGGGCACCTGGCGCTGATCTCGCTGGTGGTGGACAGCTACCGGGCGCTGCCGATCGGCGCCCCGCTGCCGGACCCGCACGCCTTCTTCAGCATCGCCCCGACCTTCCTGCTGACCGTACTGCGCGGCGCATTGACCCTGGCGATCCCGCTGACTGTGGCAATGCTGGCGGTGAACCTGGCGTTCGGCGTCCTGGCCCGTGCGGCCCCAGCGCTGAACCCGATCCAGCTCGGCCTGCCAGTGTCGCTGCTGCTGGGCCTGTTCCTGCTGGCGCTGCTGGCCGGGGAAATGGGTCCGCCGGTACAGCGCCTGTTCGATGCCGCCTTCCAGGCTGCGGACACGGTCACACACTGA
- the fliP gene encoding flagellar type III secretion system pore protein FliP (The bacterial flagellar biogenesis protein FliP forms a type III secretion system (T3SS)-type pore required for flagellar assembly.): MRVTRTRLATLMPWLLMLALCLLPALAFAAPGAPTTPLPDINVGKIGGAPVSLPLQTLLLMTAITLIPSMLLVLTSFTRIIIVLGLLRQALGTGQTPSNQVLLGLALFLTAMVMMPTWDKAWSTGMAPYLNGEIDFQTAWTLTTTPLRGFMLAQIRETDLMTFAGIAGHGTYASPDAIPFPVLVASFVTSELKTAFEIGFLIFIPFVIIDLVVASVLMSMGMMMLSPMLVSAPFKILLFVLVDGWVLTVGTLAASFNPA, encoded by the coding sequence ATGCGTGTCACCCGTACCCGTCTTGCCACCCTGATGCCGTGGCTGCTGATGCTCGCCCTGTGCCTGTTGCCGGCGCTGGCATTCGCCGCACCCGGTGCCCCGACCACGCCGCTGCCGGACATCAATGTCGGCAAGATCGGCGGTGCACCGGTCAGCCTGCCGCTGCAGACCCTGCTGCTGATGACGGCGATCACCCTGATCCCGTCGATGCTGCTGGTGCTGACCTCGTTCACCCGCATCATCATCGTGCTGGGCCTGCTGCGCCAGGCGCTGGGTACCGGGCAGACGCCGTCCAACCAGGTGCTGCTGGGCCTGGCCCTGTTCCTCACCGCGATGGTGATGATGCCGACCTGGGACAAGGCCTGGAGCACCGGCATGGCGCCGTACCTCAACGGCGAGATCGACTTCCAGACCGCCTGGACGCTGACCACCACGCCGCTGCGCGGCTTCATGCTGGCGCAGATCCGCGAGACCGACCTGATGACCTTTGCCGGCATCGCCGGGCATGGCACCTACGCCAGCCCCGATGCGATCCCGTTCCCGGTTCTGGTCGCCTCGTTCGTCACCAGCGAGCTGAAGACCGCCTTCGAGATCGGCTTCCTGATCTTCATTCCGTTCGTGATCATCGACCTGGTCGTGGCCAGCGTGCTGATGTCGATGGGCATGATGATGCTGTCGCCGATGCTGGTGTCGGCACCGTTCAAGATCCTGCTGTTCGTGCTGGTGGATGGCTGGGTGCTGACCGTCGGTACCTTGGCGGCGAGCTTCAATCCGGCGTGA
- a CDS encoding flagellar hook-length control protein FliK, with product MPAPLASSANAQAQNTGNGSARAPRSDSGKDFGQLLQGGTPGPDTPAAASTSSPSSTTPTPTPSATADADGRTPAERKAGSDAATEDATATAPAAPAIAGTDKDKAATTEDAPWPPLGLAGLVLAVPTLADPPATLPTTATPVLGDDAGALPAAAGAALPTAAATASSAIATAAPDGKPLAASADDATTLPLPEMILPAGKRGDRGEGSDLAAIGDRTPVPLLHAPATAAVQDLKAALATGNAIFNGEPTPKPVLGDDGFDQAIGARLGWLADQKIGHAHIRLSPDNMGPVDVRLQLNGDKVHASFSSPHVDVRQALESSLPRLRELLGEQGFQLAHADVGHQAPGGDGNASGQVGSGSMAGDGEPSPGDASMSSAQLIRQRGLLDAYA from the coding sequence ATGCCCGCACCGCTCGCCAGCAGCGCCAACGCGCAGGCACAGAACACCGGCAATGGCAGCGCGCGCGCGCCGCGCAGTGACAGCGGCAAGGACTTCGGCCAGCTGCTGCAGGGTGGCACGCCGGGCCCGGACACGCCCGCGGCCGCCAGTACCTCATCGCCATCGTCGACAACACCAACGCCCACGCCGTCTGCGACCGCGGATGCCGACGGGCGGACGCCCGCCGAACGCAAGGCGGGCAGCGACGCTGCAACCGAAGACGCCACGGCAACGGCACCCGCAGCGCCTGCCATTGCCGGCACCGACAAGGACAAAGCGGCCACGACCGAGGATGCGCCGTGGCCACCGCTGGGCCTGGCCGGGCTGGTGCTGGCGGTGCCGACGCTGGCCGACCCGCCTGCAACGCTGCCAACAACGGCCACGCCTGTGCTTGGCGACGACGCTGGCGCCCTGCCCGCCGCAGCCGGCGCGGCGTTGCCGACGGCTGCGGCAACGGCATCCAGCGCCATCGCCACGGCAGCGCCCGACGGCAAGCCTCTGGCGGCCAGCGCCGACGACGCCACCACCCTGCCCCTGCCGGAGATGATCCTGCCGGCGGGCAAGCGCGGTGACCGCGGCGAAGGCAGCGATCTGGCCGCCATCGGTGACCGTACCCCTGTCCCCCTGCTGCATGCACCGGCAACTGCTGCCGTGCAGGATCTGAAGGCCGCGCTGGCCACCGGCAATGCCATCTTCAACGGCGAACCGACGCCGAAGCCGGTGCTCGGTGACGATGGCTTCGACCAGGCCATCGGCGCGCGCCTGGGCTGGCTGGCCGACCAGAAGATCGGCCACGCCCACATCCGACTGAGCCCGGATAACATGGGCCCGGTCGATGTACGCCTGCAGTTGAACGGCGACAAGGTGCACGCCAGCTTCAGCAGCCCGCACGTGGATGTGCGCCAGGCGCTGGAAAGCAGCCTGCCGCGCCTGCGTGAACTGCTGGGCGAGCAGGGTTTCCAGCTGGCGCACGCCGATGTTGGTCATCAGGCCCCCGGCGGTGACGGCAATGCGTCGGGCCAGGTCGGTAGCGGCAGCATGGCGGGTGACGGAGAACCGTCGCCGGGCGACGCCAGCATGTCGTCCGCCCAGCTGATCCGCCAGCGCGGGCTGCTGGACGCGTACGCCTGA
- a CDS encoding putative bifunctional diguanylate cyclase/phosphodiesterase — translation MLVGTYNPWLVAISLLVAVMASYTALAMAGRTVTAPGKGAAWWWRLGGGFAMGLGIWSMHFIGMLAFDLPIPLGYDLPITLLSLALAIASSVFALWLVSLRTLPHPRLAGGALLMGTGIAGMHYVGMAAMRMQPGIDYDPGWLLFSLMVAVAASWTALYVAFRLRAQRTRVGDRLAAAGLLGLAIVGMHYTGMAAARFPEGSICGAAVGDGLQSEWLAMLVVVLTVAILAVVLVVSWLDQRVEAQLLRLRNSLLSTSLTDAQQELTQAALHDPLTRLPNRLLLQRRIVQALAEAEQGGSRFAVMFMDLDGFKQVNDAYGHQAGDALLVAVAERTRQLLRPNDMLARLGGDEFVLVVRIEHDEDLPTLARRILQAVGSGPLLADNELQVTASIGVAICPDHAASERQLMAFADAAMYQAKESGRNAFVLFADWMNDSAEQQFRLLADLRRAIGSEQLFLNYQPKIRVATQKVAGAEALIRWRHPEHGLIPPDRFIRLAERSGAINDIGRWALDQACLQLRRWHDAGHEGWSMSVNLSPVQFSSPHLLQDVREVIERYNIAPRHLVLEITESTVMRDTDTSLRLLQALSALGVGISIDDFGTGYSSLLYLKRLPATEIKIDHAFVRDLEHSAEDVVIVSAIVALGHALDMDIVAEGVETAAQRAYLERLGCDYLQGYLLGRPVDAARFMQLHDLPRPRVELAQSPPTQHPPG, via the coding sequence ATGCTGGTAGGCACGTACAACCCGTGGCTGGTGGCGATCTCGCTGCTGGTTGCCGTGATGGCTTCGTACACCGCGCTGGCGATGGCCGGGCGCACGGTCACTGCACCCGGCAAGGGCGCGGCGTGGTGGTGGCGCCTCGGTGGTGGCTTCGCCATGGGCCTGGGCATCTGGTCGATGCACTTCATCGGCATGCTCGCCTTCGACCTGCCCATTCCGCTCGGCTACGACCTGCCCATCACCCTGCTTTCCCTCGCATTGGCGATCGCCTCATCGGTGTTCGCGCTATGGCTGGTTTCGCTGCGTACCCTGCCCCACCCGCGGTTGGCCGGTGGCGCGCTGCTGATGGGCACCGGCATTGCCGGCATGCATTACGTTGGCATGGCCGCAATGCGCATGCAGCCGGGCATCGACTACGACCCGGGCTGGCTGCTGTTCTCGCTGATGGTGGCTGTGGCCGCCTCGTGGACGGCGCTGTACGTGGCGTTCCGCCTGCGCGCGCAGCGCACCCGTGTCGGCGACCGGCTCGCGGCTGCCGGCCTGCTCGGGCTGGCCATCGTCGGCATGCACTACACCGGCATGGCCGCCGCGCGCTTTCCGGAAGGCAGCATCTGCGGCGCAGCCGTCGGCGATGGGCTGCAGAGCGAATGGCTGGCCATGCTGGTGGTGGTGCTGACCGTCGCCATCCTGGCCGTGGTGCTGGTGGTCTCCTGGCTGGACCAGCGGGTGGAAGCGCAGCTGCTGCGCCTGCGCAATTCCCTGTTGAGTACCTCACTGACCGACGCACAGCAGGAACTGACCCAGGCCGCACTGCACGACCCGCTTACCCGCCTGCCCAACCGCCTGCTGCTGCAGCGTCGGATCGTGCAGGCGCTGGCCGAGGCCGAACAGGGCGGCAGCCGCTTCGCGGTGATGTTCATGGACCTGGATGGCTTCAAGCAGGTCAACGATGCCTACGGCCACCAGGCCGGCGATGCACTGTTGGTTGCGGTGGCCGAACGCACGCGCCAGCTGCTTCGGCCCAACGACATGCTGGCCCGTCTGGGCGGTGACGAATTCGTGCTGGTGGTGCGCATCGAGCACGACGAGGACCTGCCGACTCTGGCCCGGCGCATCCTGCAGGCGGTCGGCAGCGGGCCGTTGCTGGCCGACAACGAACTGCAGGTGACCGCCAGCATCGGCGTGGCGATCTGTCCGGATCACGCTGCCAGCGAGCGGCAGCTGATGGCCTTTGCCGATGCAGCGATGTACCAGGCCAAGGAATCCGGACGCAACGCTTTCGTGCTGTTCGCCGACTGGATGAATGACAGCGCCGAACAACAGTTCCGATTGCTTGCCGACCTGCGCCGGGCCATCGGCAGCGAGCAGCTGTTCCTCAACTACCAACCCAAGATCCGCGTGGCCACGCAGAAGGTGGCCGGCGCCGAGGCACTGATCCGTTGGCGGCACCCAGAACATGGCCTGATCCCGCCGGATCGGTTCATCCGCCTGGCCGAGCGCAGCGGCGCGATCAACGACATCGGCCGCTGGGCGCTGGACCAAGCCTGCCTGCAGTTGCGTCGCTGGCACGATGCCGGTCACGAAGGCTGGTCGATGTCGGTGAACCTGTCGCCGGTGCAGTTCAGCTCACCGCACCTGCTGCAGGATGTGCGTGAAGTGATCGAACGCTACAACATTGCCCCGCGCCACCTTGTGCTGGAGATCACCGAAAGCACGGTGATGCGCGATACCGATACCAGCCTGCGCCTGCTGCAGGCGCTTTCGGCACTGGGCGTGGGCATCTCCATCGATGACTTCGGCACCGGCTACTCCAGCCTGCTGTACCTGAAGCGGCTGCCGGCCACCGAAATCAAGATCGACCACGCCTTCGTGCGCGACCTGGAGCACAGCGCCGAGGACGTGGTGATCGTCTCGGCAATCGTGGCGCTGGGCCACGCGCTGGACATGGACATCGTCGCCGAAGGCGTGGAAACCGCCGCCCAGCGCGCCTACCTGGAGCGGCTGGGCTGCGACTACCTGCAGGGCTATCTGCTCGGTCGCCCGGTCGATGCCGCCCGCTTCATGCAGCTGCACGACCTGCCCCGGCCTCGGGTGGAGCTGGCGCAGAGCCCGCCGACGCAGCACCCGCCGGGGTAA
- the fliO gene encoding flagellar biosynthetic protein FliO has product MSLLASTLLAVGKTAAPVGPQIDQHAAAAPSLFGAVLALLAVLALVIGLGWLLKRLPGSGFRPADGMKVVASLSVGAKERVVVVEVNGQQLLLGVTAGGINTLHTLPEPLPPPAPMRVPDFKNLPNFAQLLQQRLRKDP; this is encoded by the coding sequence TTGAGCCTGCTGGCCTCCACCCTGCTGGCGGTCGGCAAGACCGCCGCTCCGGTCGGCCCGCAGATCGACCAGCACGCAGCCGCCGCACCGAGCCTGTTCGGCGCGGTGCTGGCGCTGCTGGCAGTGCTGGCGCTGGTCATCGGCCTCGGCTGGCTGCTCAAGCGCCTGCCCGGCAGCGGCTTCCGCCCGGCCGACGGCATGAAGGTGGTGGCCAGCCTGAGTGTCGGTGCCAAGGAGCGCGTGGTGGTGGTCGAGGTCAACGGCCAGCAGCTGCTGCTGGGCGTCACCGCTGGCGGCATCAACACCCTGCACACCCTGCCCGAACCGCTGCCGCCGCCCGCGCCGATGCGCGTGCCGGACTTCAAGAACCTGCCGAATTTCGCCCAGTTGCTGCAGCAGCGGCTGCGCAAGGATCCCTGA
- a CDS encoding flagellar biosynthetic protein FliQ, with the protein MTPELALTELRGGLITVLWVAGPLLLTVLVVGVVVGVVQAATQLNEPTIAFVAKAAALTAVLFALGSLLIGHLVEFTTLLFQRIPHLIG; encoded by the coding sequence ATGACTCCCGAACTTGCCCTGACCGAACTGCGTGGCGGCCTGATCACCGTGTTGTGGGTGGCCGGCCCGCTGCTGCTCACCGTGCTGGTGGTCGGTGTGGTGGTGGGCGTGGTGCAGGCCGCGACCCAGCTCAATGAGCCGACCATCGCCTTCGTTGCCAAGGCGGCGGCGCTGACCGCGGTGCTGTTCGCGCTGGGCAGCCTGCTGATCGGCCACCTGGTGGAGTTCACCACGCTGCTGTTCCAGCGCATTCCACACCTGATCGGCTAG
- the fliJ gene encoding flagellar export protein FliJ produces MNQSKRIDPLLKRAQEHEDAVARDLAERQTVLDTHLSRLDELRRYAEEYANAQMAATSPAQLLNRRAFLDRLDSAVEQQQATVNGNREKVEAERARLILASRDKAVLEQLAASYRAQEKVVTDRRDQREMDDIGARRARLAQAEDHEDGEQGGRT; encoded by the coding sequence ATGAACCAGTCCAAGCGCATCGATCCCCTGCTCAAGCGGGCCCAGGAACACGAGGATGCCGTCGCTCGCGATCTGGCCGAACGCCAGACCGTGCTCGACACCCATCTTTCGCGCCTGGATGAACTGCGCCGCTATGCCGAGGAGTATGCGAACGCGCAGATGGCGGCCACCAGCCCGGCACAGCTGCTGAACCGTCGCGCCTTCCTCGATCGCCTGGACAGCGCGGTCGAACAGCAGCAGGCAACGGTCAACGGCAACCGCGAAAAAGTGGAAGCCGAGCGCGCCCGGTTGATCCTGGCCAGCCGGGACAAGGCCGTGCTGGAACAGCTGGCGGCCAGCTACCGCGCGCAGGAGAAGGTGGTGACCGACCGCCGCGACCAGCGCGAGATGGACGACATCGGCGCACGCCGTGCACGCCTGGCGCAGGCCGAGGACCACGAAGACGGTGAGCAGGGAGGCCGCACGTGA